The Carassius auratus strain Wakin chromosome 40, ASM336829v1, whole genome shotgun sequence genome has a segment encoding these proteins:
- the LOC113058319 gene encoding calcium-activated chloride channel regulator 4A-like: protein MDSRTMFVLLWMLLSSPSSGIKLDGNGYVDIIIAISSRVPQDNTLIDKIKDMVTEGSLYLYEALDKKVYFKEATILVPPQWNSKGFTKARTESYGKAKIIIDNANPAYRDEPYTNQYGECGAEGQYIHFTPNFVRDTTLIKPYGSKGRVFVHEWAHLRWGVYDEYSEEKPFYYSNGNIEATRCSKNIDGQFSDIATGSPCRIDPQTSLPTKTCKFFPNKYQNTKSSIMFTPSLDSVSTFCRENEHNYEAPNLQNKKCGNKATWTVIFEDSVDKDALRSLKPLQSSPPAPAFKVVQRMHRVVCLILDVSGSMEGSRILRLQQAATHFLQNIIEDQASVAMVTFSTDASTLSSLTTIDSDITRERLVTLLPKIASGSTNICKGLNLGLQVLQKDNGDVVGDEIIFLTDGEASDDPKSCVPNAINSGAIIHTIALGNKADKALREMAYKTEGKFITASDDILSNQLLNGFSSLTVPTGDQTKEPVQLDSLGAKTSDWFNGTVPVDQTVGTRTSFTITYETNLPNIYIMSPRGSIYTQMHMRHDESTKTVTLKVPGTAETGDWKYSIKSPKLQSLTVTVTSQAARADVPPIMVKAQMDQKVNDGTKPMTVFAEVSQNYRPVINAEVWATLEPDSGPAQTLQLLDNGAGADAFKDDGVYSRYFTKMTNGRSSLKVRVKNQGGQTRFTLQKRGGAPYVPGYVVNGVVELNPLKPPVPEESIVIGSFSRTATGESFEVVLKSTTPLNFPPNRITDLSAEIQEDTVLLSWTAPGEDLDQGTAKSYKIMWSFDLKTLRFNFSNAHEVNIPGISPQEAGSVEQHSFNLSFPIQNGTTIFFAVQSMDKELVKSEISNIAQASKILPHSEPTELFEIDPKIVLIAVAVCLAAVAIIAIVGITTWALKPKKP from the exons ATGGACTCAAGAACAATGTTTGTCTTATTATGGATGTTGCTGTCATCCCCCTCCTCTGGAATAAAACTAGATGGAAACGGTTATGTTGACATTATCATTGCAATCAGTTCAAGAGTACCACAGGATAACACGCTCATTGATAAAATCAAG GACATGGTCACTGAAGGGTCGCTTTATCTTTATGAAGCATTAGATAAGAAGGTCTATTTCAAAGAAGCTACAATACTAGTCCCACCTCAGTGGAATAGTAAGGGTTTTACCAAGGCAAGAACAGAGTCCTATGGAAAG GccaaaataataattgataatgcTAATCCAGCATACCGCGATGAACCCTACACTAATCAGTATGGAGAATGTGGAGCTGAGGGTCAGTACATTCATTTCACCCCAAACTTCGTCCGAGACACCACACTCATTAAGCCATACGGGTCAAAAG gaAGGGTCTTTGTGCATGAATGGGCTCATCTGAGATGGGGTGTGTATGATGAATACAGTGAAGAAAAGCCATTCTACTATTCTAATGGCAATATTGAAGCTACAAG GTGTAGTAAAAATATTGACGGTCAGTTTTCTGACATTGCTACAGGATCTCCATGCCGCATTGATCCACAAACCTCACTACCGACTAAGACTTGCAAGTTTTTTCCtaacaaatatcaaaacacaaaaaGTTCCATAATGTTCACACCTAGCCTGGATTCT GTGAGCACATTTTGTCGTGAAAATGAACACAATTATGAAGCCCCAaacctgcaaaataaaaaatgtggcaACAAAGCAACATGGACTGTGATATTTGAGGATTCTGTAGATAAAGACGCACTTCGTTCTCTCAAACCACTGCAGTCTTCTCCACCAGCACCAGCTTTCAAAGTTGTGCAGAGAATGCATCGGGTCGTTTGTCTCATACTTGATGTCTCAGGAAGCATGGAA GGCTCTAGAATTCTTCGACTGCAACAGGCTGCCACACATTTCCTGCAGAATATTATTGAGGATCAAGCCAGTGTTGCAATGGTAACCTTTAGTACAGATGCTTCTACTCTGAGCAGCTTGACGACTATTGACAGTGACATCACAAGAGAACGTCTCGTCACTTTGTTGCCAAAAATAGCAAGTGGATCAACAAATATATGTAAAGGCCTCAATCTAGGATTACAG gtaCTTCAAAAGGACAATGGGGATGTGGTAGGAGATGAAATAATTTTTCTGACAGATGGTGAAGCCTCAGATGACCCTAAGAGTTGTGTTCCAAATGCAATTAATAGTGGCGCCATTATACACACAATTGCTTTGGGTAATAAAGCAGATAAAGCCCTGAGGGAAATGGCGTACAAAACTG AGGGGAAATTTATCACAGCCAGTGATGACATTCTGTCTAATCAGCTACTGAATGGATTCTCCTCATTAACAGTACCAACAGGAGATCaaacaaaagaaccagttcag TTAGACAGCTTGGGAGCAAAAACGTCTGATTGGTTCAATGGGACAGTACCAGTAGATCAGACTGTTGGTACCAGAACCAGCTTCACAATAACCTATGAAACAAACCTCCCTAACATTTACATAATGTCACCAAGGGGCTCAATCTACACTCAAATGCATATGCGTCATGACGAATCAacaaaaacagttactttaaaagtTCCAGGAACTGCAGAG ACTGGGGACTGGAAATACAGTATCAAAAGTCCAAAACTTCAGTCTCTGACTGTAACAGTAACGAGTCAAGCGGCACGTGCTGATGTTCCTCCTATTATGGTCAAAGCCCAAATGGACCAGAAGGTCAACGATGGCACTAAACCCATGACAGTGTTTGCTGAGGTTAGTCAGAATTACAGGCCTGTAATAAATGCTGAAGTGTGGGCTACACTGGAGCCTGATTCAGGACCTGCTCAAACATTACAACTCCTGGACAATGGAGCAG GAGCTGATGCTTTCAAAGATGATGGCGTCTATTCCAGATATTTCACAAAGATGACAAATGGGAGAAGCAGCTTGAAAGTAAGAGTGAAGAATCAAGGTGGACAAACCAGGTTTACACTCCAAAAACGGGGTGGTGCTCCATATGTACCTGGATATGTGGTAAACG GGGTGGTGGAGCTGAACCCTTTGAAACCTCCAGTTCCGGAGGAATCAATTGTAATCGGAAGCTTCTCCAGAACAGCCACCGGAGAGAGTTTTGAGGTTGTTCTTAAAAGCACAACTCCACTAAACTTCCCTCCCAACAGAATCACAGATCTGAGTGCTGAGATCCAGGAGGACACTGTGCTTCTCAGCTGGACGGCACCTGGAGAGGACCTCGACCAAGGCACAg cTAAATCCTACAAGATCATGTGGAGCTTTGACCTTAAGACGCTTCGATTCAACTTCAGCAATGCTCATGAAGTCAACATACCTGGCATCTCACCACAGGAGGCGGGATCGGTTGAACAACATTCATTCAATCTCAGTTTCCCAATCCAAAATGGCACCACAATCTTCTTTGCCGTTCAGTCCATGGACAAAGAACTTGTCAAATCTGAAATCTCCAACATTGCTCAAGCTTCAAAGATCCTCCCTCATTCAGAACCAACAGAACTGTTTGAGATAGACCCGAAAATTGTGCTCAttgctgttgctgtttgtttggcTGCTGTGGCGATTATTGCCATTGTTGGGATAACAACATGGGCGTTGAAACCAAAAAAACCTTAA